In a genomic window of Variovorax paradoxus:
- a CDS encoding energy transducer TonB has translation MNKIVVLALGCAVVAGCTDLARNRAPEPPEVGFSPGGTGTPTLEVAAPPTIAPPPMADPTPARRPAPVSDARVLQRAIPSYPSQLAEQGVAGTVVAAFDVSPEGRADRIRIVSSPHPLLSQAVTKSLEAWRFEPARDANGQGLRSAMRLPFRFVVED, from the coding sequence ATGAACAAGATCGTCGTGCTGGCACTGGGATGTGCCGTGGTGGCCGGTTGCACCGACCTGGCCAGGAACAGGGCGCCGGAGCCGCCGGAGGTAGGTTTCTCGCCGGGCGGGACCGGGACGCCGACGCTGGAGGTCGCCGCGCCGCCCACGATCGCACCCCCTCCCATGGCGGACCCGACGCCGGCGCGCCGGCCTGCGCCGGTGTCCGACGCGCGCGTGCTGCAGCGCGCGATCCCGAGCTATCCCTCGCAGCTGGCCGAGCAGGGCGTGGCGGGCACGGTGGTCGCGGCCTTCGACGTGAGCCCCGAGGGCCGCGCCGATCGGATCCGGATCGTCAGCTCACCGCATCCGCTGCTGTCGCAGGCGGTGACGAAGTCGCTCGAGGCCTGGCGCTTCGAGCCGGCGCGCGATGCGAACGGCCAGGGCCTGCGCAGCGCGATGCGGCTGCCGTTCCGCTTCGTCGTCGAAGACTGA